From a single Bremerella cremea genomic region:
- a CDS encoding motility protein A — protein MDIASVVGILAAFGLILVAILIAPGSSLTAFIDVPSILVVCGGALAACLIAFPLKSMLGMPMTIKVVFLNKATDYAALIKQIVSLAETARRDGLLALENRIGEIDNSFIITGLQMAVDGTRPDAIEDIMRTEMDAVATRHRDAKAVSDQMGRFAPAYGMIGTLLGLIIMLGNMSDPSSIGSGMAVALLTTLYGAIVSNVLFLPFSEKLGFLNKQELLGMEIIIRGIMAIQSGENPRVIEQKLRTFLPPAVRAKMDAEK, from the coding sequence ATGGATATCGCATCCGTCGTTGGAATTTTGGCTGCGTTCGGCCTGATCCTCGTAGCCATTCTGATCGCGCCGGGCTCCTCGTTGACCGCGTTTATTGACGTGCCGTCTATTCTGGTTGTGTGTGGTGGGGCTTTGGCTGCTTGCTTGATCGCATTCCCCTTAAAGTCCATGCTGGGGATGCCAATGACGATTAAGGTTGTTTTTCTTAACAAAGCAACCGACTACGCCGCATTGATCAAACAGATTGTCAGCTTGGCCGAAACCGCACGCCGCGACGGTCTGCTGGCTTTAGAAAACCGTATTGGCGAAATAGACAATTCCTTCATTATCACCGGCCTGCAAATGGCCGTGGATGGTACGCGTCCAGATGCGATTGAGGACATCATGCGTACCGAAATGGATGCCGTGGCCACGCGTCATCGCGACGCTAAAGCCGTTTCCGACCAAATGGGACGCTTTGCACCGGCCTATGGAATGATCGGGACGCTGCTGGGGCTGATTATCATGCTGGGGAACATGAGCGATCCAAGCTCGATTGGCTCTGGGATGGCGGTGGCCCTGCTTACGACCTTGTACGGTGCAATTGTCTCGAATGTTCTTTTTCTCCCCTTTTCCGAAAAGCTAGGCTTTTTGAACAAGCAAGAACTCCTGGGGATGGAGATTATCATTCGCGGGATCATGGCGATTCAATCTGGGGAAAACCCCCGTGTGATCGAACAGAAGCTGCGTACATTCTTGCCGCCAGCCGTTCGGGCCAAGATGGACGCTGAGAAGTAA
- a CDS encoding flagellar FlbD family protein — MIKLTHLGGEPFVLNAEMIRYLEASPDTFITLTNGDRIVVREATDVVVDRVIEYHQRKNLLPPGFSRPTEGAE, encoded by the coding sequence ATGATCAAGTTGACCCACCTGGGTGGTGAACCGTTTGTACTCAATGCAGAGATGATTCGGTACCTCGAGGCGAGTCCCGATACGTTTATCACCTTGACCAATGGTGATCGTATTGTGGTTCGTGAAGCAACTGACGTTGTCGTAGACCGCGTAATCGAGTACCACCAGCGCAAAAATTTGTTACCACCAGGATTTTCCCGCCCTACCGAAGGGGCAGAGTAA